Sequence from the Deltaproteobacteria bacterium genome:
TAGTACTTCTTGAGCCTGGCTATCAGGGTGTCTGCATGCCTAAGGGCCATATAAAAAGCCATCGTGACGGGATATTTGGAAAGATCCTTCAATATGGCTTCATCCTCAGGCTTTCCGAACAGAAACATGGGCGCGGTGAGCATGACAAAACGGGTATCATAGGCGGGAATGGAAGATTTCTTCAACGCCGCCATGGAGGCCTGAAAGCAACCCAGGCCCGGAATGATCTCCACCTCATCCTCTCTGAGCCCTTCTATGACCCTGTGTGAGGGGCCGAAAACACAGGGGTCGCCGCTATCCAGGAGGGCCACGGTCTTCCCCTGGGCCACTTCATGTCTGATTCTGGCGGCCGTCTCATCCCAGAACCGGATTCTTTCCTCCACATATTGCTTTTTTTCTTCGGGCCCCAATTTTTCGCGGTCCTGCCAACTATGCTTAAACTTGCCCCGCCAGGGGTTGCCGAGGAGGTTTTTCCCCTTCAAATACGTGGAAAACCGTTCCAAGGTATCATTGGAGCCGAAGATGACGTCGGCCTTTTGTATACATTCTATGGCCTTGCCCGTGGCATGCTCCGGCCCTGCCGGACCCGTGCC
This genomic interval carries:
- a CDS encoding tetrapyrrole methylase, with protein sequence MIARNNVVATGNLCALTLFALLLFPITNALAHPEHGSRGKCYVIGTGPAGPEHATGKAIECIQKADVIFGSNDTLERFSTYLKGKNLLGNPWRGKFKHSWQDREKLGPEEKKQYVEERIRFWDETAARIRHEVAQGKTVALLDSGDPCVFGPSHRVIEGLREDEVEIIPGLGCFQASMAALKKSSIPAYDTRFVMLTAPMFLFGKPEDEAILKDLSKYPVTMAFYMALRHADTLIARLKKYYPSDLPVAVVYNAGYPEKEKVVKGALDTILEDIKAEKENWLGMIIVGRCLAGQPQRGMVKHMSQ